The following DNA comes from Streptomyces sp. Ag109_O5-10.
GCTGTCGCTGCTGGTCAGGGACGAGGCCGACCGCAAGGGCGCGGTCGCGAGAGACGACGAGGGCACAAGCCCCGGGCCGGTGAGCGACGACGACCGGCCGGCCGGTGCGGGGCGTGCGCAGCCGGAGCCGCCCGGGACGACGCAGTACGAGTCGCACGGTGCCCGGGTGTTCGTGGCCCACGGCGCCTACGACGCCGCCTCGATCGCACCGCTGGCGGACGCGCTGCGGGCAGCCGCCGACACGTACTCCCGGGTGGTGGTCGACGCCCGCGGTGTGAGCTTCGCCGACTCGACCTTCCTGAACCTGCTCATCAGCGTCCACCACGCGACCGACCTGCGCGTGGTCGCGCCGTCGGCACAGCTCCGGCGCCTGCTGGAACTCACCGGCGCCGACAAAGCCCTCAAGGTGCGGGCCGGCCTGGAGGAAGCCACGGAGTGACCTGTTCCGTCACGGCCCGGAACAGGGGCGGTGGCGACGTGCCCGGCTCACTTCTTCTTCAGCGCGGACGGCTTGTGCACCGCGGACCGCCCGGACTTCTCGCTGCGCACCTGGTACTGCGGTTCGTCAGGTGACGCGTCCACCGTGCGGCCCGCGGCCTCGGTGCGCTCGGTGATCTTCTTCTCCACCTCGCCCTCGGCCTGTCCGCCGTGACTCTCCCAGGTCACCTCGTCGCCCTTTTTCAACTCCTTGCCCGCACCCCGTCTCCGAGCCATACCGGCACTCCTCCACCTACGGTCGGCCGTTTCTCCCAGGGTGCGCGCACCGCGCCGCCGCCGCACCGCGCCGCCGGCCGCGGAAGTGAGCGGAGACGGAGATGATCCGCACGCGTGCATGAAATGTGCGCCGGCGGACATCCGGAGAACATGTTGCCCGACGACAAGGAGCCTCTTCGCATGATCACTCCCCGTCCGCAGGTGCTGCGTGGGCTGCTGGCGCGCTATGCGGAAGCGTGTGCACGGGTGCTCGAAGCCGACACGGCAGCGAGGCGGCGCGCCCTCCAGGACATCGCATACACGCTGTGCGTCATCACGGGGACATGCGAGGTCGAGGACGCCCTCGCGGCGGCGGACCGTCTCCTCGGGGACCGTCCGCGCGAGGCGAGCGGGGACCAGACCCGGCAGACGCTGGTGGCCTGAACCGGGCTCCGCGGCCGCCGCCCGGCGCAGTACCCCCCGCACCGCGCACTTCCCCACGCCCTGCCCGGCCAGGGACCTGGTCGGACGCCGGAAGGCGTCGGTCTGCCCGAGGGGGGAACTCGTCGGGCCATCAGCACTCAGGAGTCCCGCACCGGCCGGAGCGGAGCCCTGTGCCCCGCGCCGGACGAATGAGGTACTCGCCGTGGAAAGCCGAAACGACCCCGAAGGCGTCGCGCTGTCGCCGCACGAGCGCCTCGCCCTCTGGGGTATCGAGGCAGGACTCCGCCAGGATCGGCGCCTCGCGCGACGGATGCGCCGCCCGGGCCCACGGCCGGCCTGGCTGCCCCTGTCGGTCGCCGCGCTGACCTGTGCCTCGCTGCTTCTGCTGGTGACCGGGATACTCACCTCCGCCCCGGCTGCCCTCTGGTCCTTTGCCGCGCTGTGGCCCGTCACCGTCCTGCTGGCCTTCCGGATGCTGCGACGTTCGGCCGACGACGCCGGCGACCGGACCAGGACCTGGCCGTGACCCTGTCCGGAGGTCGCCCGTGACCCTCGCGGGCGATCACCGCCGGTGCGCGAGCCCGGCGGCGGCGCGGTATCGGGTCTGCCGGCCCGCTCTCACGCTCGCGCGGCGCACGCTGACCCGCCGGCGGCCGTTCACGCGCCGACGCCGGGCAGGTGCACGCCCCGGGGACGGTGGCCCGCAACTCCCTCCCCTGAGCTCGCACGACGGCGGACCCGGCCAGTTCCGAGGTGGTGACATAGCCGACCTTGCGGGTCGGGCGGTCCGGGCCGAGATCGGTGATGCGGACCGAGGCCGGTGCTCCGGCCGGCGAGAGCGCCGGGATGATCGCCATTCCGCGACGCCGGAATGATCCAGAACGACAGGACCTGGCCCTGGCTCTAGCCCAGGTCGAAGGTGTTGGGCAGGCCCAGCCGGTAGCGCACCTCGTCGACGCGTTTCAGGGGCTCCAGCTCCGGTGGCCGGAACAGCTCCCAGACGTGACACCGTTCCGCGTCCGAGCCGTCGGCGTCCAGAAGGGCGTTGACGGCGCGCCGGGCGGACTCGTTGGCGCCCTCCATGGTCGCGAGGTCCACGTCGGTGCGGATGTAGTCGCCCGCGAGGAAGAGGTTCGGCACCGCGGTCCTCGCCGAGGGGCGGTGGTAGAGCGTGCCGGTGGGGTGGATGAGGAGCTGTTCGCGGTTGTGCGGGTCGGGCCCGCCGAGGCCGGTCACCGCCGGGTCCATGAACCAGCCGAGCCGGTCCTCGTCCCTGAGCGTCGTCTTGCCCGAGTCGTTCAGCCCGTCCTTCAGCTGGGCCCACAGTTCGGCGACGATCTCGTCCTTGGTGCACTCACGGGCGGTCTTGCCGTACAGGATGCCGGGCTTGTCCCACTCGGAGATGATCGTGGACAGGCACTCGTGGGCCTGCCCGTCTCCGTAGTCGCGCGCGAAGTCCCGCACGTCCCAGAACTGCGTCTGGCCGATTCCGGTGACCGCCCAGGGCGAGTCGAGGCAGTTGATGTGGCCGTGCACGACCGGGGTCGGTGTGCGCAGGTAGAACATCACGCCGGTCATCCAGTCCGTCCGCAGCGCGTCGCACCGCCCGAGCTGCGGGTCGGCGGCGCGCAGGGCCGGACCCCAGGTCGCGCGCGCGTGCTCGACCGGGAGGGCGCAGACGTAGTGGTCGGCGGTGACGGTGCGCGGCCTGCTGCCGTCGCGGTCCGCCACCCGTACGCCGGTCACCCGGCCGCCGTCGTACACGATCTCCCGGACCTCGGTGCCGAGTACGAACTCGACGCCCAGGGAGCGCAGATGGGCCTCCCAGGGATCGATCCAGGCCTCGCTGGTGGGGGCGTTCAGCACCCGGTCGACGTCCGCGTCGACGTCCATGCCGCGGCCGAGCAGGCCCCACAGGATGAGGGCCTCGATGATGACGCGGCCGACGGTGCGGGTGGAGGCGACCTCGGCGCGGGTGGCGACGAGGTTGCGGGTCTGGCCGATGCCGAGGAGCACCTGGTACTCACGGCTCATCTCGCCAGCCCGGATGAAGTCCCACCAGGCGACCTTCTCCCACTCGTCCTCGCGGCGGGCGTCGCAACTGGTGAGGTGGACCAGGAGTCGGTCGGCGAAGTAGGCGGCCTCGTGGGCGGGCAGGTGGGTGCCGAGGTCCAGTACCGACAGGACCTGGTCGCGGATCCAGGACGGGGTGAGGTCGCCGGGGGCGGGCGGGGTGGTGACCCGGCGGAGCGGGAAGTGCAGGTCCGGGCGGCCCGCGTCGCGTGCGAACAACTCCTCCGTACCGTTGCGGAGGTTGCCGTGGACGCCGTTCGCGCTGCCGGGGAAGGGGATGCGGCGCATGGTGTCCGGCAGGTTCCGGTAGAAGCCTGGGAAGAAGCGGAAGCCGTGCTCGCCGGGGAGCGGCTTGCGACCGTCCGTTCCGGTCCCGGGGACGTCCATCGAGCGGGCCTTGCCGCCGAGGGCGTCGTAGTACTCGTAGACGGTGACCTCGTAGCCGCGTTCGGCGAGTTCGTGAGCGGCGCTGAGGCCGGAGACTCCGCCGCCGAGGACGGCGACACGCTTGCCGGAGGCGGCGACCGCGCTGCCGGCGGCCCCTAAGGCGCCGACGGTTCCGGCGGCCGCTCCGGCGACCACTCCCCCGCCCGCGGCCAGGAAACGCCTGCGGCTGTGCCCGCCGTGCCCCTGAGACTGCTGCGCGTGTTCTGTTGTCATGAGAACCGGAGCGTAGGGAGGGGCTCCGACAGCCGGAAGCCCTCCTCACCGTCGCGTACAGCATCCTCACAAACGCCAAGAAACGGCGATGGCGAGCGTGCCGGCACCGGACTTGCCGCATATGGTCCCCGCCGGGCACGCCCGGCTGATGCCCGCCACATCCCTCGCCCGCTGCCCCGCCCTGTCCCTCGCCTGACGCCCTGCCACATCCCATGCCTGACGCCTTGCCACATCCCTCGCCTGATGTTCTGTCACACCCCCGGCCGGGAACCGGCAGGCCCGGCCTCCGCGCCGGCGCGCTCTCCTCCGTCTCCGGCCTGATGGTCCCCGGCGGCAGCTCGGCCACGGGCACCACGGCCGGGCCGGTCGGTGGATCGGTGCGGGACTCGGGACAATCGGGAGCATGAACGACCGGATGTCCGACGCCGAGAACCGGCTGGCCAGGATCGAGGGGCTGCTGGAGCACGGCGCGCACGACGTGGTGCCCGCGTGGCGCAGAGCCACCCAGGGCGAGCCGCGGTGGGCGGTGACCGCCGTGATACTGGTGGCGATCGCCCTGCAGGTGATGCTGCCGCACCATCTCGCCTTCCAGCCGTACTGGGCCCTCCCGTCCCTGGAGGTGGCGCTGCTGGCAGGCGTCGTCGCCGGCAACCCCCGGCGGGTCGAGCCCCGCACCCGGTGGCTGCGGCTGCTGGGCCTGGTGCTGACGGGAGTGATCAGCCTGGCCAACGGCTGGGCGGCGGTCCGCCTGGTGGCGGGGCTCGTGAACGGCACCGAGGGCCGTGAGGCCGGGCCCCTACTGCTGACCGGCGGGGGCATCTGGCTGACGAACGTCATTGTGTTCGCCCTCTGGTACTGGGAGTGGGACCGCGGCGGGCCGATGGCGCGGGTCCTCGGCCTGCACCAGTACCCGGACTTGCTCTTCGTGCAGATGCAGAGTCCGGAGACCGCACCGCGGGACTGGGAGCCGGGCTTTCTCGACTACCTGTACCTGTCCTTCACCAACTCCACCGCGTTCAGCCCGACCGACGTGATGCCGTTGTCGCACTGGGCCAAGATGCTGATGATGCTGCAGTCCTCGGTCTCCCTGGTGACCGTGGTCCTGGTGGTGGCACGGGCCGTCAACATCCTGCACTGACGGCCGGTGCTTTAGGTTCGTCCCATGAGCTCCATGAACGAAGACTCCCTGCGCCTCGTCACGGTCGAGCGCACCGGCACCGGCCGTTTCACCGCCACGAACACCCGCGGCGGCACGATCGACTTCGGGACCGACGACGGCGCCGCGTTCACCCCGGTCGAACTGCTGCTCGCCGCGATCGGAGGCTGTACGGCGGCGGACGTCGACGTGGCCACGAGCCGTCACGTGGAGCCGGCCGCGTTCACCGTCACGGTCAGCGGCCACAAGGTGAGCGACGAGGGCGGAAACCGGATGACGGACCTGGCGGTCACCTTCTCCGTCGCCTTCCCGGAGGGCGCGGCCGGCGACCGCGCCCGCGCGATCCTGCCCCGGGCGGTCGCCGTCTCCCACGACCGGCTGTGCACGGTCAGCCGCACGATCGAGGCCGGGACACCGGTCGCCGTCTCGGTCGAGGAGGTGTGACGGCCGCCGCCGCGGACTGTCACCGGCCGACGGTCATGGGGTTGCCGTTCGACTCCACGGGACGCTCAGATGTCGTCCGCCGTGCCCAGACCGGTCAGCGCGCCCACCGGGTCCAGGTCGGGGGTGCCTCTGGGCCACCAGTCGTCGTGGCCCGGTTCCGACTCGTACGCGTACCAGAGGCCGTCGCGGCCGAAGCGGAGCTGGAGACGGCCGTCGGGGTGGGTGAGGTGGTTGTGCCACGGCCGGAAGGCCGGGAGGTCGGCGGCGAGCAGCAGTGGCCGGGCCCGGTCGAAACGGCCGGCCGGCGGGTCCCAGGGCTCCTCCAGTACGGCCAGCCCCTCAGGGCCGCCCTGCCGCCAGGCGGCGACCGCGCGGGCCAGGTCGCCCGGGGTACGGCCGACGGCGTCCGCGAGGGTGGCGTAGAGGGCGCGGGTGGACGCGGTCAGGCCGGAGCCCGGGCGGGCCGCGGCGAGCCGCACCGCGTCCTGCCAGAGGGTCAGGTCGCCGACCGGGTCGTGTCCGGTGGTGAGCAGGGCGTGGGCGCGGGCCGCCGCGTCGGTGGCCAGCTGGTCCAGCGCGAACGGGTCCGGGCCGCCGGGCACCCCCGGATACACCGGCGGCTGCTCGGGATGCGCCGGTGCCGGCAACGGAGGCGGCAGCGGCGGGAGCTGACGCGGTACGAGGGCCTCGGTGGCCCGCACGCCCGGCAGCGCGGCCGGCCGCCGCTCGCGGGCCGCGCGCGCGGCGTTGCGCCGGGACAGCGCGTCCAGCACCTCGCGCTCTCCACGGCCGCGCAGCAGGAGCAGCACGAACGGGTCGGCGTCCAGCAGCCGCGCGGTCTGGTAGCAGAGTGCGGCCGCGTGTTTGCAGGGGTGACCGAAGTCCGGGCAGCTGCAGCGGGGTTCGAGCTCACCGGGCCCCGGCAGCAGTGGAACCCCGCTGTCGGCGAGGGTCTGCGGCAGCTCCTTGTCGAGCAGCGCGGCGATGTCGGCGGGCCGGTCGGCGGCGGTCTCCAGCAGCCGCTCCCACTCGTCCTCGCCGAAGGTCCGCAGCCGCAGCTGCACGCGGTACGGCCGGGGCCGGCTGCCCTGCACGTAGGCCAGGACCAGGCCCGGGGTCACCGTGATGGCGTCCACGTGCCCGCGCTCGGCGTAGCTCCGCCCGCGCCCGAGCCGCTTCACGTCCAGTGCGCCCTCTTCCAGCGCCCGCACCCAGGCGTTGCCCCACCAGGTCTCGGCGAAGGCGGAGGCGGCGGGGGCAGCGGCACGGGACGGGAGGGACGGGAAGGTGCGGCGGAGTTCGCTGTCGCGGTGGGGGGTTGCCATGGTGCGCGGGAGGTGGGAGGTGGCGGCGGGGGCAGGAGCCGGGGGATCCGGCTCCGGGGGGCCGGTGACGGCCACGGAGTCGCGCGCGGGCGCGGGCGCGGGGGTTTCCGGCTCCGCCTGGTCGCTCGGCATCCGGAACGCGGTCGTCAGGAACTGCTTCAGGTCACGGGCGGTGCGACCGGGGGCCGCGGACCCGGCGGCCGCGGCCTGCGAGGGCGAGGGCGACCGTCGTACCGGGCGGGCCGGGGGCTGTTCCGAAGCCGCCGCCGCTGCCGCCTCCTCGGCCCGCCTCGCCTCCGCGCGCGCCGCACGCAGCGCCTCCCGCGCGACGTCACCGGGACGGCCGCCGGGCCGGGCGGCAGCAGACCCGCCGGTGTCGGCCTGGTCGATCCGCTCGGCCCGCTCGACCTGCCGGGCCCGCTCGACCCGCTCGATCCCCTCGACCTGCCGGGCCCGCTCGACCCGCTCGATCCCCTCGACCTGCCGGGCCCGCTCGACCCGCTCGACCTGCCGGGCCCGCTCGACCCGCTCGACCCCCTCGACCTGCCGGGCCCGCTCGACCCGCTCGATCCCCTCGACCTGCCGGGCCCGCTCGACCCGCTCGGCGTCTTCGGCTGCCTCGGCCTCGGGTGCGGCGTCCCGCCGCTCCGCCTCCTTCGCGGCGGCGGCCACCCGCAGCGCCAAGCGCGCGGCGTCCCCCGGCCTCCGGGCCCGGTCCGCGCGCCCTTCCTCTCCCTCGCCCGGAGCCACCCCGTCGCCCCCGGTCTCCGTCTCGCGTGCCCGCGCAGCCCGCAACGCACGGCGTGCCGCGTCCCCCGGCCGCTCCTCGCCCGCGCCGCTCATGACGTCCTCCGCAACGACACCAGATCGGACAGCTCACGGTCGGTCAACTCGGTCAGGGCGGCCTCGCCGGAGCCGAGGATCGCGTCGGCGAGGGCGCGCTTCGCCTGCAGCATCTCGGCGATGCGGTCCTCGACGGTGCCCTCGGTGACCAGGCGGTGCACCTGGACCGGCTGGGTCTGGCCGATGCGGTAGGCGCGGTCGGTGGCCTGTTCCTCGACCGCCGGGTTCCACCAGCGGTCGAAGTGGACGACATGGCCGGCCCGGGTGAGGTTGAGGCCGGTGCCCGCGGCCTTGAGGGAGAGGACGAGGACCGGGGTCGCGCCGCTCTGGAAGCGGTCCACCATGCGCTCCCGCTCCGGCACCGGGGTGCCGCCGTGCAGCAGGTCGACCGGGACCGCGCGGGCCTGGAGGTGCGCGGTGATCAGCCGGGCCATGCCGACGTACTGCGTGAAGACGAGTGCCGACCCGTCCTCGGCGAGCACGGTGTCCAGCAGCTCGTCCAGCAGGGCGAGTTTGCCGGAGCGGGCGGCCAGGCCCTCGATGCGGGACTCCTCCTTGAGATACAGCCCCGGGTGGTCGCAGATCTGTTTCAGGGCGCCGAGGAGCTTGAGCACCAGGCCGCGGCGCGCGATGCCGTCCGCCGTCTCGATGGCGAGCAGCGACTCGCGCACCACCGCCTCGTACAGCGCGGCCTGTTCGCGGGTGAGCGGGACGGGATGGTCGGTCTCGGTCTTGGGCGGGAGTTCGGGCACGATCCCGGGGTCGGACTTCTTGCGGCGCAGCAGGAAGGGGCGGACCAGGCGGGCCAGCCGGGCCACCGCTTCCTCGTCCTCGCCGTTCTCGACGGCGCGCGCGTGCCGGGCACGGAAGGACTTGAGCGGGCCGAGGAGTCCGGGGGTGGTCCAGTCGAGCAGGGCCCACAGCTCGGAGAGGTTGTTCTCCACGGGGGTGCCGGTGAGCGCCACGCGCGCGGGGGTGGGGATGGTGCGCAGGGCTTTCGCGGTGGCCGAGTAGGGGTTCTTGACGTGCTGTGCCTCGTCGGCGACGACCATGCCCCAGGGCTGTTCGGCGAGCCGGGTCGCGGTGGCGCGCATGGTGCCGTACGTGGTGAGGACGAAGCCGCCGTCGAGGCCGTCGAGGGTGCGGTCGGGGCCGTGGAAGCGGCGGACCGGGACGCCGGGTGCGAACCGGGCGATCTCCCGCTGCCAGTTGCCGAGCAGCGAGGCCGGGCAGACCACCAGGGTCGGCTCGGTACGGGCCCGCTTGAGGTGCAGGGCGATGACGGTGATCGTCTTGCCGAGGCCCATGTCGTCGGCGAGGCAGCCGCCGAGGCCCAGGCCGGTCATCAGGTCGAGCCAGGCCAGGCCGCGGAGCTGGTAGTCGCGCAGGGTGGCGTGCAGGCCGGCGGGCGGCTCGGCCGGCCGGACACCGGCGGTGAGGCGGTCGCGCAGAGCCGCGAGGAGGCCGACGGGGACCGCCTCGACCCGCTCGCCGTCCACCTCGGCCTCGCCGGTGAGCGCCACGGAGAGCGCGTCGACCGGGTCGAGCACGCCCAATTCGCGCCTGCGTGCCTTGCGGACGAGGGCGGGGTCGACGAGCACCCAGCGGTCCCGCAGCCGTACGACCGGGCGGTGTGCCTCGGCGAGGGCGTCCATCTCGGCGTCGCTGAGCGGGTCGCCGCCGAGCGCCAACTGCCAGCGGAACTGGAGCAGTTCCTCGCTCTCGAAGAAGCCGGTGCCGTCGGTGGCCGAGCCGGGAGCGGGCCGGACCACGGCCGCCGCGGTCAGGTCCTGGGCCAGGTCCCGGGGCCAGTGCACGGCGACCCCGGCCGCCGCGAGCCTGGTCGCCGCGACCCCGAGCAGCTGCCCCAGCTCCTCCTCGGAGAGCGCGAGGACGTCCGGCACGTCCTGTTCCGCCAGGCGGGCCAGCGGCGGCCACACCCGCGCCGCGCGGCGCACGGCCAGCGCCGCGTCCACGCGCGCGCGGGGACCGAAGGCGGCGCCGGAGGCCCCCGACCACAGCGCCGCCGCGTCGGTCACCAGGGTCGGGTCGGCCAGGCTGTGCACCTGGACGATCGCGGCTCCCGCGCGGCGCGCGCCCTCGCCGTCGTCGAACAGGTCGTAGGCCGACAGGTCCAGGCGCAGCGAGATCCGCACGCCCGCGTCCATGCCGGCGGCGACCTCCGCGGCCCACTCCTGGGCGTCGGGCAGCCGCTGGGCTTCGCGGGCGGCGAAGGGCCGGCCCGCGGTGTGCGGGGCGGCCGGGGTGCGGGGCAGGGTGTCGGCGACCGCGTCCAGGAAGGAACGGACCAGCGCCTCCGGCCCGGGCAGCAGGAGCGGGCCGGGGCCGGGCAGCGGGACGGCGTGGCCCTCGGCGGGCAGGGCGGCGGCCACCGCGCGCAGGTGGGCGATGTCGGCGGGGTCCAGGGGGCCGGCCCGCCAGGCGTCGTGTCCTGCCGGGGTGAGGCCGGGCAGCAGCCGGCCGCGGGCGGTGAGCCGAAGGGCGTGCAGGGCCGCGGCGCCCCAGCAGGCGGTGGCCGGGTGGGCGGCCGGGTCGCGGCGGGCCCGGACGAGCACCGGGAGGGCGGTGGCGAGCGGCAGGGTGAGCGCGGGCACCTGCCGGCGGCGGACCCCGGTGGCGCCGTGCGGCCGTACGACCGTGAGCTCCTCGGTCGCGGTGGCGGGCAGTGGGTCCCCGGCGGGGTCCCAGAAGGCCATCCGGCCCTGGCGCGGGAGGTCGGCGGGCAGGTAGACCGCCGCCAGGCGCACCGGTACCTCCGCGTCGGCCCCGGCCGTCGTGCCGCTCATACGTTCTGCCACCTCCCGCCCGCCTGTCGGATCAGACGTCTTCGACTGTACGGGCGGGGTCTGACAATCGGCCCCGGCGGCCTGCCGGGTGGCACGGGCACCGCTACGGGACGGTGCGGGAGACGACGTAGATCATCGGATAGTCCGGGTCGGCGGTGTTCACGACCACGTCCTGGGTGGGCGCCGGGTTCTTCTGCCTGTGTGTCAGGCCCGACCAGGTCCCGGGGACGGTGAACTTCCAGCCGCTGATCTTCTGGTCGCGGGAGCTGATGCTGATGTCGTCCTTCTTCAGCGCGTCCCGGTTGACGCCCATCCCCTCCAGGAAGCTGTCCAGGCCGGCGCTGTTGGTGCGGAACTGGACGTAGAGGCGGCTGGTCTTCCAGTTGTTCGTCTCGTAGTACGCGATCCGGTCGGCCGGGTGCGGGACCGGCACCTGGTAGAGGCGCCGCTGCACCTTCGACGGCCAGCCCTCGGAGAGGCCGGTCGCCGAGTACTTGGACTCCTTGTCCTTGCCGCTGTTGCGGCTCTGGGCGGCGGAGATCACCAGATAGCCGGCCGGGACCCCGATGAGCAGCACGATGATCAGCAGCGTCAGCGCCCGGCGCCTGGCCTTGTGCCCCGGGGTCTCGGGGGGGCGCCGCGGTTCCTCCGGGGACGCGGCCTGCCGGGGCAGCGAAGCGGTCATGCGGTGTCCCGGGGACGGCGGGCCTCCGCGAACCGCTCGTAGCGCTCGTACCTCTCGACCCGGCGTCGCTTGGCGCGCCGGAACCTGCGGGCGACCAGGCGGGCGAGGTCGGCGGCGCCCACCATGCCGGCCTCGGGGCCGAGCTGGGCGCGGGCGATCCGGGCCTCGGGGCGGTAGCCGCGGCCGGTCAGCTGGCGCTTGAAGGCGTCCCGCGCGGGGCCGATCAGCAGGTCGTCGGCGGCGCTGACCCCACCGCCGATCACGAAGCAGGACGGGTCGAGGGCGGCGGCGAGGTTGGCGATGCCGACACCGAGCCACTGGCCGATGTCCTGGAGCAGTTCCACGCACATCGCGTCGCCCTCGCGGGCCAGCTCGGTGATCATCGGGCCGGAGATCTCGCCGATGTTGCCCTTGACGTGCTCGATGATCCCGTAGGCCACCGGGGAGTCGGCGGCGGCCAGCTCCTTGGCCTCGCGGACCAGTGCGTTGCCGGAGCTGTACTGTTCCCAGCAGCCGCGGTTGCCGCACGGGCAGCGGTGGCCACCGGGCACCACCTGCATGTGGCCGAACTCGCCGGCGACGCCGAACTTGCCCCGCTTGACCTGGCCGTCCTCCAGGATCGCGCCGCCGATGCCGGTGCCCAGCGTGATCATGACCAGGTGGTCCTCGCCGCGGCCGGCGCCGAACCGCCACTCGGCCCAGGCGGCGG
Coding sequences within:
- a CDS encoding STAS domain-containing protein; the encoded protein is MSDDDRPAGAGRAQPEPPGTTQYESHGARVFVAHGAYDAASIAPLADALRAAADTYSRVVVDARGVSFADSTFLNLLISVHHATDLRVVAPSAQLRRLLELTGADKALKVRAGLEEATE
- a CDS encoding DUF2945 domain-containing protein translates to MARRRGAGKELKKGDEVTWESHGGQAEGEVEKKITERTEAAGRTVDASPDEPQYQVRSEKSGRSAVHKPSALKKK
- a CDS encoding DUF5133 domain-containing protein, whose protein sequence is MITPRPQVLRGLLARYAEACARVLEADTAARRRALQDIAYTLCVITGTCEVEDALAAADRLLGDRPREASGDQTRQTLVA
- a CDS encoding DUF3040 domain-containing protein, translated to MESRNDPEGVALSPHERLALWGIEAGLRQDRRLARRMRRPGPRPAWLPLSVAALTCASLLLLVTGILTSAPAALWSFAALWPVTVLLAFRMLRRSADDAGDRTRTWP
- a CDS encoding FAD-dependent oxidoreductase, whose protein sequence is MTTEHAQQSQGHGGHSRRRFLAAGGGVVAGAAAGTVGALGAAGSAVAASGKRVAVLGGGVSGLSAAHELAERGYEVTVYEYYDALGGKARSMDVPGTGTDGRKPLPGEHGFRFFPGFYRNLPDTMRRIPFPGSANGVHGNLRNGTEELFARDAGRPDLHFPLRRVTTPPAPGDLTPSWIRDQVLSVLDLGTHLPAHEAAYFADRLLVHLTSCDARREDEWEKVAWWDFIRAGEMSREYQVLLGIGQTRNLVATRAEVASTRTVGRVIIEALILWGLLGRGMDVDADVDRVLNAPTSEAWIDPWEAHLRSLGVEFVLGTEVREIVYDGGRVTGVRVADRDGSRPRTVTADHYVCALPVEHARATWGPALRAADPQLGRCDALRTDWMTGVMFYLRTPTPVVHGHINCLDSPWAVTGIGQTQFWDVRDFARDYGDGQAHECLSTIISEWDKPGILYGKTARECTKDEIVAELWAQLKDGLNDSGKTTLRDEDRLGWFMDPAVTGLGGPDPHNREQLLIHPTGTLYHRPSARTAVPNLFLAGDYIRTDVDLATMEGANESARRAVNALLDADGSDAERCHVWELFRPPELEPLKRVDEVRYRLGLPNTFDLG
- a CDS encoding OsmC family protein, which produces MNEDSLRLVTVERTGTGRFTATNTRGGTIDFGTDDGAAFTPVELLLAAIGGCTAADVDVATSRHVEPAAFTVTVSGHKVSDEGGNRMTDLAVTFSVAFPEGAAGDRARAILPRAVAVSHDRLCTVSRTIEAGTPVAVSVEEV
- a CDS encoding SWIM zinc finger family protein — translated: MSGAGEERPGDAARRALRAARARETETGGDGVAPGEGEEGRADRARRPGDAARLALRVAAAAKEAERRDAAPEAEAAEDAERVERARQVEGIERVERARQVEGVERVERARQVERVERARQVEGIERVERARQVEGIERVERARQVERAERIDQADTGGSAAARPGGRPGDVAREALRAARAEARRAEEAAAAAASEQPPARPVRRSPSPSQAAAAGSAAPGRTARDLKQFLTTAFRMPSDQAEPETPAPAPARDSVAVTGPPEPDPPAPAPAATSHLPRTMATPHRDSELRRTFPSLPSRAAAPAASAFAETWWGNAWVRALEEGALDVKRLGRGRSYAERGHVDAITVTPGLVLAYVQGSRPRPYRVQLRLRTFGEDEWERLLETAADRPADIAALLDKELPQTLADSGVPLLPGPGELEPRCSCPDFGHPCKHAAALCYQTARLLDADPFVLLLLRGRGEREVLDALSRRNAARAARERRPAALPGVRATEALVPRQLPPLPPPLPAPAHPEQPPVYPGVPGGPDPFALDQLATDAAARAHALLTTGHDPVGDLTLWQDAVRLAAARPGSGLTASTRALYATLADAVGRTPGDLARAVAAWRQGGPEGLAVLEEPWDPPAGRFDRARPLLLAADLPAFRPWHNHLTHPDGRLQLRFGRDGLWYAYESEPGHDDWWPRGTPDLDPVGALTGLGTADDI
- a CDS encoding DEAD/DEAH box helicase, whose product is MSGTTAGADAEVPVRLAAVYLPADLPRQGRMAFWDPAGDPLPATATEELTVVRPHGATGVRRRQVPALTLPLATALPVLVRARRDPAAHPATACWGAAALHALRLTARGRLLPGLTPAGHDAWRAGPLDPADIAHLRAVAAALPAEGHAVPLPGPGPLLLPGPEALVRSFLDAVADTLPRTPAAPHTAGRPFAAREAQRLPDAQEWAAEVAAGMDAGVRISLRLDLSAYDLFDDGEGARRAGAAIVQVHSLADPTLVTDAAALWSGASGAAFGPRARVDAALAVRRAARVWPPLARLAEQDVPDVLALSEEELGQLLGVAATRLAAAGVAVHWPRDLAQDLTAAAVVRPAPGSATDGTGFFESEELLQFRWQLALGGDPLSDAEMDALAEAHRPVVRLRDRWVLVDPALVRKARRRELGVLDPVDALSVALTGEAEVDGERVEAVPVGLLAALRDRLTAGVRPAEPPAGLHATLRDYQLRGLAWLDLMTGLGLGGCLADDMGLGKTITVIALHLKRARTEPTLVVCPASLLGNWQREIARFAPGVPVRRFHGPDRTLDGLDGGFVLTTYGTMRATATRLAEQPWGMVVADEAQHVKNPYSATAKALRTIPTPARVALTGTPVENNLSELWALLDWTTPGLLGPLKSFRARHARAVENGEDEEAVARLARLVRPFLLRRKKSDPGIVPELPPKTETDHPVPLTREQAALYEAVVRESLLAIETADGIARRGLVLKLLGALKQICDHPGLYLKEESRIEGLAARSGKLALLDELLDTVLAEDGSALVFTQYVGMARLITAHLQARAVPVDLLHGGTPVPERERMVDRFQSGATPVLVLSLKAAGTGLNLTRAGHVVHFDRWWNPAVEEQATDRAYRIGQTQPVQVHRLVTEGTVEDRIAEMLQAKRALADAILGSGEAALTELTDRELSDLVSLRRTS
- a CDS encoding sugar kinase, with the translated sequence MTASLPRQAASPEEPRRPPETPGHKARRRALTLLIIVLLIGVPAGYLVISAAQSRNSGKDKESKYSATGLSEGWPSKVQRRLYQVPVPHPADRIAYYETNNWKTSRLYVQFRTNSAGLDSFLEGMGVNRDALKKDDISISSRDQKISGWKFTVPGTWSGLTHRQKNPAPTQDVVVNTADPDYPMIYVVSRTVP
- a CDS encoding ROK family glucokinase is translated as MSTYRDLTAPIGSRRAPVLRTVGTRERRSHLTAPRVPTVGIDIGGTKVMAGVVDADGNILEKLRTETPDKSKSPKVVEDTIVELVLDLSDRHDVHAVGIGAAGWVDADRNRVLFAPHLSWRNEPLRDRLAGRLAVPVLVDNDANAAAWAEWRFGAGRGEDHLVMITLGTGIGGAILEDGQVKRGKFGVAGEFGHMQVVPGGHRCPCGNRGCWEQYSSGNALVREAKELAAADSPVAYGIIEHVKGNIGEISGPMITELAREGDAMCVELLQDIGQWLGVGIANLAAALDPSCFVIGGGVSAADDLLIGPARDAFKRQLTGRGYRPEARIARAQLGPEAGMVGAADLARLVARRFRRAKRRRVERYERYERFAEARRPRDTA